The Salvelinus namaycush isolate Seneca chromosome 1, SaNama_1.0, whole genome shotgun sequence genome has a window encoding:
- the LOC120063601 gene encoding aspartate beta-hydroxylase domain-containing protein 2-like encodes MEWSLERVREMVAGGMQSMRDCESSAFGTAMCLLLLFVWYCYRVGREHSSSPLRGGYSNEPSRVGGGGGALISTDGDGRAKGRPVSGVEEQNGFAYCQSTECFRCTNTGEGLNQRLYHSLQDYAKRYTWSGMGRVHKGVRDQGRYLTSRPTIQRPEVFFLPDLPSAPFFSRDAQKHDVELLERSFPALLAEFENIYHAPPARAGSSLPPGWKANSTPHGQWWTFYLVNQGTPLALNARRCPRAWRVLGQLRTFIANNVFGNACFSVLTPGALITEHYGPTNVRLRCHLGLRVPSSCELVVGGEPQCWSEGSCLLFDDSFLHRAFHEGSPEDGSRVVFMVDLWHPNVAAAERQALDYIFTPGR; translated from the exons ATGGAGTGGTCACTAGAAAGGGTGAGGGAGATGGTGGCTGGAGGGATGCAGTCTATGAGGGACTGTGAGTCCAGTGCCTTTGGTACAGCCATGTGCCTGCTGCTGCTCTTTGTGTGGTACTGTTACAGGGTAGGTCGTGAGCACAGCTCCTCTCCCCTGCGTGGGGGGTACAGCAATGAGCCCAGTCGAgtaggagggggtgggggggcctTGATCAGCACAGATGGAGATGGTAGGGCTAAAGGCAGGCCGGTGTCAGGGGTGGAGGAGCAGAACGGCTTTGCTTACTGCCAGTCCACCGAGTGTTTTCGCTGCACCAACACAGGGGAGGGTCTTAATCAGAGGCTGTACCACAGCTTGCAGGATTACGCCAAACGCTACACCTGGTCAGGCATGGGTAGGGTACACAAAGGGGTACGAGACCAGGGCCGCTACCTCACCAGCCGGCCCACCATCCAGAGGCCAGAGGTGTTCTTCCTCCCTGACCTGCCCTCAGCACCCTTCTTCTCCCGGGACGCACAGAAACACGACGTGGAGCTGCTGGAGAGGAGCTTCCCTGCTCTGCTGGCTGAATTTGAGAACATCTACCATGCCCCACCAGCGCGGGCTGGCTCCTCCCTGCCTCCGGGCTGGAAGGCCAACAGCACCCCCCATGGCCAGTGGTGGACCTTCTACCTGGTGAACCAGGGAACTCCGCTGGCCCTCAACGCCAGGAGGTGCCCCCGGGCCTGGAGGGTGCTGGGCCAGCTGCGCACCTTCATTGCCAACAACGTGTTTGGAAACGCCTGCTTCTCTGTGCTGACCCCCGGAGCCCTGATCACTGAGCATTACGGCCCAACCAACGTCAGGCTGCGCTGCCACCTGG GTCTTAGAGTGCCCTCTTCCTGTGAGCTGGTAGTTGGAGGGGAGCCGCAGTGCTGGTCTGAGGGGAGCTGTCTGCTGTTTGATGACTCCTTCCTCCACAGGGCATTCcatgagg GCAGCCCAGAGGATGGCTCCAGGGTGGTCTTCATGGTGGACCTCTGGCACCCTAATGTGGCAGCTGCTGAGAGGCAGGCTCTGGACTACATCTTCACCCCTGGACGCTGA